One window of Nocardia nova SH22a genomic DNA carries:
- the nuoL gene encoding NADH-quinone oxidoreductase subunit L, which yields MDTGNLLWLLPVLPAVGALVLLLAGRTSDRWGHWLGCSTAVASFGVAVWAFVAMLGRSGPDRPIAHNFFDWVPVAGLQAQFSLQLDQLTMCFVLLITGVGSLIHIYSVGYMAHDPARRRFFAYLNLFLAAMLVLVMADNYLVLYLGWEGVGLASYLLIGFWHDKPSAAAAAKKAFIVNRVGDMGLAIALFLMFATFGSVDFGHVFAGVPQAGEGTLTALGLLLLLGACGKSAQVPLQSWLGDAMEGPTPVSALIHAATMVTAGVYLIARSNPIFDAAPGARAAVLVVGAVTLLFGAVIGCAKDDIKKALAASTMSQIGYMVLAAGLGPAGYAVAIMHLLTHGFFKAGLFLGAGSVMHAMNDETDMRRYGGLRRYLPITFITFGLGYLAIIGVPPFAGFFSKDRIIEAAFGYGGASGITLGAAALLGAGITAFYMTRVMILTFFGEKRWAATDSGKEPTPHEAPATMTGPMIVLALGSVFSGGIFVFGSSLQDWLAPVVGTEHHESAVPAWVVTVAALVVVAIGVAVAYRSYATRPVPATAPERVTPLTVAARRDLYGDAFNEAVLMRPGTHLTRSLVFLDNRGIDGIVNSVAAVIGGLSARIRRVQTGFVRSYALSMFTGAALVVAALLAVRLL from the coding sequence GTGGATACCGGGAATCTGCTGTGGCTGCTGCCGGTGCTCCCCGCCGTCGGCGCCCTCGTCCTGCTGCTCGCGGGACGTACCAGCGACCGCTGGGGACACTGGCTCGGATGCAGCACCGCCGTCGCCTCGTTCGGTGTCGCGGTGTGGGCGTTCGTGGCGATGCTCGGACGCTCGGGCCCGGACCGGCCGATCGCACACAACTTCTTCGACTGGGTTCCGGTGGCGGGTCTGCAGGCGCAGTTCTCGCTGCAACTCGATCAGCTGACTATGTGTTTCGTCCTGCTGATCACCGGCGTCGGCTCACTGATCCACATCTATTCGGTCGGCTACATGGCCCACGATCCGGCGCGGCGGCGATTCTTCGCCTACCTCAACCTGTTTCTGGCCGCGATGCTCGTACTGGTCATGGCCGACAACTATCTGGTGCTGTATCTCGGCTGGGAGGGCGTCGGCCTGGCGTCGTATCTGCTGATCGGGTTCTGGCACGACAAGCCCAGTGCCGCCGCGGCGGCGAAGAAGGCGTTCATCGTCAACCGAGTCGGTGACATGGGGCTGGCGATCGCGCTGTTCCTGATGTTCGCGACCTTCGGCTCGGTGGACTTCGGGCATGTGTTCGCGGGCGTTCCGCAGGCCGGTGAAGGCACCCTCACCGCGCTGGGACTGCTTCTGCTGCTGGGGGCCTGCGGTAAATCCGCGCAGGTGCCGCTGCAGTCCTGGCTCGGGGACGCGATGGAGGGCCCCACCCCGGTGTCGGCGCTGATCCACGCGGCGACGATGGTGACCGCGGGCGTGTACCTGATCGCACGCTCCAACCCGATCTTCGACGCCGCGCCCGGTGCGCGGGCCGCGGTGCTCGTCGTCGGTGCGGTGACGCTGCTCTTCGGCGCCGTGATCGGTTGTGCGAAGGACGACATCAAGAAGGCGCTGGCCGCGTCCACGATGAGCCAGATCGGTTACATGGTCCTGGCCGCCGGGCTCGGTCCGGCCGGATACGCGGTGGCGATCATGCATCTGCTCACCCACGGTTTCTTCAAGGCCGGGCTGTTCCTCGGCGCGGGTTCGGTGATGCACGCGATGAACGACGAGACCGATATGCGCCGCTACGGCGGACTGCGCCGATATCTGCCGATCACCTTCATCACCTTCGGACTCGGTTATCTGGCGATCATCGGCGTCCCGCCGTTCGCGGGCTTCTTCTCCAAGGACCGGATCATCGAGGCCGCGTTCGGCTACGGCGGCGCGTCGGGCATCACGCTCGGCGCGGCGGCGCTCCTGGGCGCCGGGATCACCGCCTTCTACATGACGCGCGTGATGATACTGACGTTCTTCGGCGAAAAACGCTGGGCGGCAACGGATAGCGGTAAGGAACCCACTCCGCACGAGGCTCCGGCCACGATGACCGGGCCGATGATCGTGCTCGCGCTCGGCTCGGTGTTCTCCGGCGGGATCTTCGTCTTCGGGTCCTCACTGCAGGACTGGCTGGCACCGGTCGTCGGCACCGAACATCACGAAAGTGCCGTGCCCGCATGGGTTGTCACCGTCGCCGCCCTGGTGGTCGTCGCGATCGGCGTCGCCGTGGCCTACCGCTCCTACGCGACGCGGCCGGTACCGGCCACCGCCCCGGAACGGGTGACGCCGTTGACGGTGGCCGCGCGCCGCGACCTGTACGGCGACGCGTTCAACGAGGCCGTTCTCATGCGCCCCGGCACCCATCTGACCCGGTCGCTGGTCTTCCTCGACAACCGCGGGATCGACGGCATCGTCAATTCCGTGGCCGCGGTGATCGGCGGCCTGTCGGCTCGAATCCGGCGCGTGCAGACCGGATTCGTGCGCTCGTACGCCCTGTCCATGTTCACCGGCGCGGCCCTGGTGGTCGCGGCCCTGCTGGCGGTGAGGTTGCTGTGA
- a CDS encoding NADH-quinone oxidoreductase subunit M encodes MTEFPWLTTLWVLPLAGAAVVLLVPAARRTAARATGLAIAVATLAVAIVVAVRFDPGGPQYQLVESHRWIPAFGAGYTLGVDGIALVLLLLTAALVPLLIVAGWKDDREAGTGPRVAHIYVALTLVVESMVLISFVALDILLFYVFFEVMLIPMYFLIGGFGPRTAGDGSAAAELALRQQRSRAAVKFLLYNLFGGLIMLAAVIGLYVLTARADIGGDNGTFDFRAVSAAANSGQLGAAPAVLNALFLGFMFAFAVKAPLWPLHTWLPGAAVSATPASAVLMMAVVDKVGTFGMLRYCLLLFPAASGTYAPLISVLAVIGILYGALLAIGQTDVMRLIAYTSISHFGFIILGIFAMTNQGGSGATLYMVNHGISTAALFLIAGFLVSRRGTRVIAEFGGVQKVAPVLAGTFLIAGLATLSLPGLAPFVSEFLVLAGTFTRYPVAAVFATGALVLAALYVLWLYQRMMTGPVRKGMEKLPDLLPRELVVVVPLILALLLLGAYPKPVLDRINPAVAGTLTTIGKHDPAPAVTPEAATPPAATPSGGNQR; translated from the coding sequence GTGACGGAGTTTCCCTGGCTGACCACACTGTGGGTACTGCCGCTGGCCGGTGCCGCTGTCGTACTGCTGGTTCCGGCCGCGCGCCGCACCGCCGCGCGCGCCACCGGCCTGGCGATCGCGGTGGCCACGCTGGCCGTCGCGATCGTGGTGGCGGTCCGGTTCGATCCGGGCGGGCCGCAGTATCAACTCGTCGAATCCCACCGCTGGATACCGGCTTTCGGCGCGGGTTACACCCTCGGCGTCGACGGCATCGCGCTGGTGCTGCTGTTGCTGACCGCCGCGCTGGTGCCACTGCTCATCGTCGCGGGCTGGAAGGACGACCGCGAGGCCGGAACCGGGCCGCGGGTCGCCCACATCTATGTGGCGCTGACCCTCGTCGTCGAGTCGATGGTGCTGATCTCGTTCGTCGCGCTCGACATTCTGCTGTTCTACGTGTTCTTCGAGGTCATGCTGATCCCGATGTATTTCCTCATCGGCGGATTCGGGCCCCGCACCGCCGGTGACGGATCGGCGGCCGCGGAACTCGCGCTGCGGCAGCAGCGTTCGCGCGCGGCGGTGAAATTCCTGCTGTACAACCTGTTCGGTGGGTTGATCATGCTGGCCGCGGTGATCGGACTCTACGTCCTCACCGCGCGTGCCGACATCGGCGGCGACAACGGCACCTTCGATTTCCGCGCGGTGAGCGCCGCCGCGAACTCCGGGCAGCTCGGCGCCGCGCCCGCGGTGCTCAACGCGCTGTTCCTCGGGTTCATGTTCGCCTTCGCGGTGAAGGCTCCGCTGTGGCCGCTGCACACCTGGCTGCCGGGCGCGGCGGTCTCGGCCACCCCGGCCAGCGCGGTGCTGATGATGGCGGTGGTGGACAAGGTCGGCACCTTCGGCATGCTGCGCTATTGCCTGCTGCTGTTCCCGGCCGCCTCCGGCACCTACGCGCCGCTGATCAGCGTGCTCGCGGTGATCGGGATCCTGTACGGGGCGCTGCTGGCCATCGGGCAGACCGATGTGATGCGGCTGATCGCCTACACCTCCATTTCGCATTTCGGATTCATCATCCTGGGCATCTTCGCGATGACGAATCAGGGCGGCTCGGGCGCGACGCTGTACATGGTCAATCACGGCATCTCGACCGCCGCGCTGTTCCTCATCGCCGGATTCCTGGTCTCGCGCCGCGGCACCCGGGTCATCGCCGAGTTCGGCGGCGTGCAGAAAGTCGCCCCGGTGCTCGCCGGAACCTTCCTGATCGCCGGACTGGCCACCCTGTCGCTGCCGGGGCTCGCGCCCTTCGTCAGCGAATTCCTGGTGCTGGCGGGCACCTTCACCAGATATCCGGTCGCCGCCGTCTTCGCCACGGGCGCACTGGTATTGGCGGCACTGTATGTGCTGTGGCTGTATCAGCGGATGATGACCGGCCCGGTGCGCAAGGGCATGGAAAAACTGCCCGATCTGCTTCCTCGCGAGCTGGTGGTCGTGGTGCCGTTGATCCTGGCGCTGCTGCTCCTCGGCGCCTATCCGAAGCCGGTGCTCGACCGCATCAACCCCGCGGTGGCCGGGACACTGACCACGATCGGCAAACACGATCCGGCGCCCGCCGTCACACCGGAAGCGGCGACCCCACCGGCCGCCACCCCGAGCGGAGGTAACCAGCGGTGA
- the nuoN gene encoding NADH-quinone oxidoreductase subunit NuoN produces the protein MNQILAATVPAPSIEYHALAPMLVVFGAAVAGVIAEAFLPRSWRYRVQLVLAFGGLAAALAAVIALRGTHATVAVGAVAIDNVTLMLQGTILVVSLLAVALMAERGIEPRLARASREGPGTWSRAAALSSGALVVDGFTPQAAAVPGSSDEIAAARAGITTTEVFPLTLFAVGGMLLFPAANDLLSMFVALEVLSLPLYLLCGLARRRRLLSQEAALKYFLLGAFASAFFLYGMALLYGYAGTVRFSGIAAAAARDSGSKTLAVLGVAMLAVGLLFKIGAVPFQSWVPDVYQGAPTAVTAFMAAATKIAAVGALLRVLYVAVPGLSADWRPILGAVAIATMVLGAVMAVTQTDVKRMLAYSSVAHAGFILTGLVAADDDGVSSVLFYLAAYGVGTVGAFAVVTLVRDRVGDEATGLSAWAGLGRRSPWLATVFALFLLSFAGIPLTSGFVGKFAVFAAAAGGNAAALVIVGVIASAIAAFFYIRVIVQMFFTDPPDDAPVVVPAPVTTVVIAVTGAVTLALGIVPQPLLDLAQRAVGFVSG, from the coding sequence GTGAATCAGATTCTGGCGGCGACGGTTCCGGCGCCCTCGATCGAATATCACGCCCTCGCACCGATGCTCGTGGTGTTCGGCGCGGCCGTGGCCGGAGTAATCGCCGAGGCGTTCCTGCCCCGCTCGTGGCGCTATCGGGTGCAACTGGTCCTGGCCTTCGGCGGGCTGGCGGCCGCACTGGCCGCGGTGATCGCCCTGCGCGGCACCCATGCCACCGTCGCGGTCGGGGCGGTGGCGATCGACAATGTGACGCTGATGCTGCAGGGCACCATCCTCGTGGTGTCCCTGCTGGCTGTCGCGCTGATGGCCGAGCGCGGTATCGAACCACGGCTGGCGCGAGCGAGCCGGGAGGGACCGGGCACCTGGAGCCGGGCCGCGGCACTGTCGTCGGGCGCGCTCGTCGTCGACGGATTCACCCCGCAGGCCGCCGCGGTGCCGGGCAGTTCCGACGAGATCGCTGCGGCGCGTGCGGGAATCACCACCACCGAGGTGTTCCCGCTGACGCTGTTCGCCGTCGGCGGCATGCTGCTGTTCCCCGCCGCCAACGATCTGCTGTCGATGTTCGTCGCACTCGAGGTCCTGTCGCTGCCGCTGTATCTGCTGTGCGGCCTGGCGCGGCGGCGGCGGTTGCTCTCGCAGGAAGCGGCGCTGAAGTACTTCCTGCTGGGCGCCTTCGCCTCGGCCTTCTTCCTCTACGGGATGGCGCTGCTCTACGGCTACGCCGGGACCGTCCGGTTCTCCGGGATCGCCGCGGCGGCGGCCCGGGATTCCGGATCGAAAACCCTTGCGGTGCTGGGCGTGGCGATGCTCGCGGTCGGATTGCTGTTCAAGATCGGCGCGGTGCCCTTCCAGTCGTGGGTGCCCGATGTGTATCAGGGCGCGCCGACCGCGGTCACCGCGTTCATGGCCGCCGCAACGAAGATCGCCGCGGTCGGTGCGCTGCTGCGGGTGCTGTATGTCGCGGTGCCGGGGCTCAGCGCGGACTGGCGGCCGATACTCGGCGCGGTCGCGATCGCGACCATGGTGCTCGGCGCCGTCATGGCGGTCACGCAGACGGATGTGAAGCGGATGCTCGCGTATTCGTCGGTCGCGCACGCCGGGTTCATCCTCACCGGACTGGTGGCGGCCGACGATGACGGTGTGTCGTCGGTGCTGTTCTATCTGGCGGCCTACGGAGTCGGTACCGTCGGAGCCTTCGCGGTGGTGACGCTGGTGCGCGATCGGGTCGGTGACGAGGCGACGGGGCTGTCGGCGTGGGCCGGGCTGGGCCGCCGGTCGCCGTGGCTCGCCACGGTTTTCGCGCTGTTTCTGCTCTCCTTCGCCGGTATTCCGCTGACCAGTGGATTCGTCGGAAAGTTCGCGGTCTTCGCGGCCGCCGCCGGCGGGAACGCGGCGGCCCTGGTGATCGTGGGTGTGATCGCCAGCGCGATCGCGGCGTTCTTCTACATCCGGGTGATCGTGCAGATGTTCTTCACCGATCCGCCGGACGACGCGCCGGTCGTGGTCCCGGCTCCGGTGACGACCGTCGTCATCGCCGTCACCGGCGCGGTGACGCTCGCACTGGGTATCGTGCCGCAGCCGCTGCTGGATCTGGCGCAGCGGGCGGTGGGATTCGTCAGCGGCTAG
- a CDS encoding SAM-dependent methyltransferase produces the protein MSDSAAQVDQSKPSIARVYDYLLGGRDNYAVDREVGDYFINDLPGSVAIAYSNRQAMIRAVGAIAESGVRQFIDMGSGLPTVDNVHQVAQRHLDAPHVVYVDNDPIVLAHGRALLSEDDHTTVVHADLRAPETILGHPDLNRLIDFGEPVAVIFSAILHHLNNDENPADLVRWWTDRLAPGSQVYISHFRSGFNEETQAAETKLQATFGRGRWRSDEEILSLFGDLEILDPGLEICARWRPAEPDETVARIGPAERELTLWEQLISCALARKP, from the coding sequence ATGTCCGACAGCGCCGCCCAGGTCGATCAGTCCAAGCCCAGTATCGCCCGCGTGTACGACTATCTGCTGGGCGGCCGCGACAACTACGCGGTCGATCGGGAGGTCGGCGACTACTTCATCAACGATCTGCCCGGATCCGTCGCGATCGCCTACTCCAATCGGCAGGCCATGATCCGCGCGGTGGGCGCGATCGCCGAGTCGGGGGTGCGCCAGTTCATCGACATGGGCAGCGGCCTGCCCACCGTCGACAATGTGCACCAGGTCGCACAGCGCCATCTCGACGCACCGCACGTGGTGTACGTCGACAACGATCCGATCGTGCTGGCGCACGGCCGGGCGCTGCTGTCGGAGGACGACCACACCACCGTCGTCCACGCCGATCTGCGCGCACCGGAGACGATTCTCGGCCACCCCGATCTGAACCGGCTCATCGATTTCGGCGAACCCGTGGCGGTGATCTTCAGCGCGATTCTGCACCACCTCAACAACGACGAGAATCCCGCCGACCTGGTCCGGTGGTGGACCGATCGGCTCGCTCCGGGTTCCCAGGTCTACATCTCGCATTTCCGGTCCGGTTTCAACGAGGAGACCCAGGCCGCCGAGACCAAGCTCCAGGCCACCTTCGGGCGCGGGCGCTGGCGCTCGGACGAGGAGATCCTCAGCCTGTTCGGTGACCTGGAGATCCTCGATCCCGGCCTGGAGATCTGCGCCCGCTGGCGACCCGCGGAACCCGATGAGACGGTTGCGCGCATCGGTCCCGCCGAGCGTGAACTCACCCTGTGGGAGCAGCTGATTTCGTGCGCTCTGGCCCGCAAACCGTGA
- a CDS encoding VOC family protein produces the protein MIIGAHTIMYAADADRARAFLRDVLGLPHVDAGQGWLIFRSPPAELAVHPSPAPAGGILELYLMCDDLEATIADLRAKGVEFTSEIIEQQWGRLITLAVPGAADIGLYEPRHPTAYDLE, from the coding sequence ATGATTATCGGTGCGCATACCATCATGTACGCGGCCGACGCCGACCGCGCCCGCGCCTTCCTGCGCGATGTGCTGGGCCTCCCGCACGTCGACGCGGGCCAAGGGTGGCTGATCTTCCGTTCGCCACCCGCCGAGCTGGCCGTCCATCCCTCCCCCGCTCCCGCGGGCGGAATTCTCGAGCTGTATCTGATGTGCGACGACCTGGAGGCCACCATCGCGGATCTGCGCGCGAAAGGCGTCGAATTCACCAGCGAGATCATCGAGCAGCAGTGGGGGCGCCTGATCACCCTCGCCGTGCCGGGAGCCGCGGACATCGGCCTGTACGAGCCGCGGCATCCCACCGCCTACGATCTGGAATAA
- a CDS encoding cyclase family protein: MCTPRIVQFAHDSADLTSRPSRRRLLGAAGLAALAVAATAPAAAAHSGSVVDLTHPLGPNTPVWPGNPPFAMMPVAAQALGGFNQNAVAMWEHTGTHVDAPLHRAPGGMSVDTLSVTDLVAPLIVIDISAKAAFDVDAAVTVDDIDAFERIYGHIPERAFVAMYSGWERRLAVPSAFVNLDSHGTPHAPGFAADAAEYLVTQRNIVGAGVDTLSLDRAADPACGAHTAFLGAGRYGVEMLADLGSVPPTGATVVVGAPKHVGGTGGPCRVLALT, from the coding sequence ATGTGCACACCTCGCATCGTCCAGTTCGCCCACGACAGCGCCGATCTCACATCTCGGCCGTCACGACGCAGGCTGCTCGGCGCGGCCGGTCTCGCCGCACTCGCGGTGGCCGCGACCGCACCGGCCGCGGCCGCCCACAGTGGATCGGTCGTCGACCTGACCCATCCCCTCGGCCCGAATACGCCGGTGTGGCCGGGTAATCCGCCGTTCGCGATGATGCCGGTCGCCGCGCAGGCGCTGGGCGGATTCAACCAGAACGCGGTCGCCATGTGGGAGCACACCGGAACCCACGTCGACGCGCCGTTGCACCGGGCGCCGGGCGGCATGTCGGTCGATACGCTGTCGGTGACCGATCTCGTGGCGCCGTTGATCGTCATCGATATCAGCGCGAAGGCCGCCTTCGACGTCGATGCCGCGGTCACCGTCGACGATATCGATGCCTTCGAACGGATCTACGGCCACATTCCCGAGCGTGCCTTCGTCGCCATGTATTCGGGGTGGGAACGCAGGCTCGCGGTGCCCTCGGCGTTCGTCAATCTCGATTCCCACGGCACGCCGCACGCTCCCGGATTCGCCGCCGATGCCGCCGAATACCTTGTCACGCAACGCAATATCGTCGGCGCGGGCGTGGACACCCTGAGCCTGGACCGGGCCGCCGATCCCGCCTGCGGCGCGCACACCGCATTTCTCGGCGCGGGCCGTTACGGCGTGGAGATGCTCGCTGATCTGGGCAGTGTGCCCCCGACCGGCGCCACCGTGGTGGTCGGCGCGCCCAAACATGTCGGCGGCACCGGCGGGCCGTGCCGGGTACTCGCTCTCACCTGA
- a CDS encoding FAD-binding oxidoreductase, with protein MGTAVRYGSSSMSGGGALSRRGLFAAAALGGVAWFAAPPAHADAIRVVRSGDLDYEVLTRRGYNSRFVARPDRIYVPADAAQVRAAVGEAVRERLRIAVRAGGHCFDGFVDSPDTRAIVDIARLDQVTWDDRYRAFSIGAGAELDHVYRELARWGVTVPAGICKGVGVGGHISGGGYGPLSRRHGLVADHLYGVEVVTVNAAGEATLVTATKDGPNQDLWWAHTGGGGGNFGVVTRFLLRSPDSDGSDPARALPRPPGRMLTGRLVVPMTNEDSFVRFLGNYLDFFSRHRAPGDPFAGLYAPLDVRPVADAFIEVLILQDADHPDAQRQIDEFVAAVTEGVSPPAVVLPPAEESYADTVEHSYYAKAPIPPRVKIKAAYLRQPYSSEQLRICYRRMTDPAFIGESELEFLPFGGAINAAAAGATAMPARDSFMKMLIHASWRLPSDDDRYIAWARDTYRELYADTGGVPVPDERNGGSYINYPDPDLADPAWNTSGVPWHEFYYGAGYPRLQRVKAMWDPGNVFHHRLSVEL; from the coding sequence GTGGGCACAGCAGTTCGTTACGGGAGTTCGTCGATGTCGGGTGGGGGAGCGCTGTCGCGCCGAGGTCTGTTCGCGGCGGCGGCCCTGGGCGGTGTGGCGTGGTTCGCGGCGCCGCCGGCACACGCGGACGCGATTCGCGTGGTCCGCTCCGGCGATCTCGACTACGAGGTCCTGACCCGGCGCGGCTACAACAGCAGATTCGTGGCCCGGCCCGACCGGATCTATGTTCCCGCCGACGCCGCGCAGGTGCGTGCCGCGGTCGGCGAGGCGGTCCGGGAACGACTGCGGATCGCGGTCCGCGCCGGAGGACATTGCTTCGACGGATTCGTCGATTCTCCTGATACGCGGGCGATCGTCGACATCGCACGGCTCGACCAGGTCACCTGGGACGACCGATACCGCGCGTTCTCCATCGGCGCCGGCGCCGAATTGGACCACGTGTACCGCGAACTGGCGCGCTGGGGTGTCACCGTTCCGGCCGGAATCTGCAAAGGGGTCGGCGTCGGCGGGCACATCAGCGGCGGCGGATACGGGCCGCTGTCACGCCGCCACGGACTCGTCGCCGATCACCTGTACGGGGTCGAGGTCGTCACCGTGAACGCCGCCGGAGAGGCCACACTCGTCACCGCGACCAAGGACGGACCGAACCAGGATCTCTGGTGGGCCCACACCGGCGGTGGCGGCGGCAATTTCGGTGTCGTCACCCGCTTCCTGTTGCGCTCACCGGATTCGGACGGCTCCGACCCCGCCCGCGCGCTGCCGCGCCCGCCCGGCCGCATGCTCACCGGACGGCTCGTGGTCCCGATGACGAACGAGGACTCCTTCGTCCGATTCCTCGGCAACTACCTGGACTTCTTCTCCCGGCACCGGGCGCCCGGCGATCCGTTCGCCGGGCTCTACGCGCCCCTGGATGTGCGCCCGGTCGCCGACGCCTTCATCGAAGTGCTGATCCTGCAGGACGCCGATCACCCCGACGCGCAGCGCCAGATCGACGAATTCGTCGCCGCGGTCACCGAGGGAGTGTCCCCGCCCGCGGTGGTGCTGCCGCCTGCCGAGGAGTCCTACGCCGACACCGTCGAGCACAGCTACTACGCGAAAGCGCCGATCCCGCCGCGGGTCAAGATCAAGGCTGCCTATCTGCGGCAACCGTATTCGAGCGAGCAGTTGCGAATCTGCTACCGGCGCATGACGGATCCGGCGTTCATCGGCGAATCGGAACTGGAATTCCTGCCGTTCGGCGGCGCGATCAACGCCGCCGCCGCGGGCGCGACCGCCATGCCCGCGCGCGATTCGTTCATGAAGATGCTCATTCACGCCTCGTGGCGGCTGCCGTCGGACGACGACCGCTACATCGCCTGGGCGCGTGACACCTACCGCGAACTCTATGCCGACACCGGTGGTGTGCCGGTGCCCGACGAGCGCAACGGCGGAAGCTATATCAATTATCCGGATCCGGACCTGGCCGATCCGGCCTGGAACACCTCCGGCGTGCCGTGGCACGAGTTCTATTACGGCGCCGGATATCCCCGGTTGCAGCGCGTGAAGGCGATGTGGGATCCGGGGAATGTCTTCCACCACCGGCTTTCGGTCGAACTCTGA
- a CDS encoding DUF4232 domain-containing protein has translation MTIGATGHRIAAALLAAAGVAALAGCANSGDSGTATTASPSAAPPPVSAPSATSEAAPTTAAIAACGPRQLDIGAQTMSPGMLHRGVELSFTLAADTPPCTISGYPGVDTGEGGPVLHAERTPRGYMGGLPQGDDTPPVVTVLPGRPARAVVEGSAMGPDGKDCPLYTSLAVTAPNSTDTRTLHTTIDTCALQVHPVTG, from the coding sequence GTGACGATCGGCGCGACAGGACACCGCATCGCGGCGGCGCTACTGGCGGCGGCGGGAGTGGCGGCACTGGCCGGATGTGCGAACTCCGGCGACTCCGGAACAGCCACCACGGCTTCGCCTTCGGCCGCACCACCACCGGTGAGTGCCCCCTCCGCGACCTCGGAAGCGGCCCCCACCACGGCGGCGATCGCCGCCTGCGGACCACGGCAACTCGATATCGGCGCCCAGACCATGTCGCCGGGAATGCTGCATCGCGGCGTCGAACTGAGCTTCACCCTCGCCGCCGACACCCCGCCCTGCACGATCAGCGGCTATCCCGGCGTCGACACCGGAGAGGGCGGCCCGGTCCTGCACGCCGAACGCACCCCGCGCGGCTATATGGGCGGTCTGCCGCAGGGTGACGACACTCCGCCGGTGGTCACGGTCCTGCCGGGACGTCCCGCCCGCGCCGTCGTCGAGGGCTCGGCCATGGGCCCCGATGGCAAGGACTGCCCGCTGTACACGAGTCTCGCTGTCACAGCACCGAATTCGACCGACACCCGCACCCTGCACACCACGATCGACACCTGCGCGCTACAGGTCCATCCCGTGACCGGATGA
- a CDS encoding maltokinase N-terminal cap-like domain-containing protein, whose translation MAVVHNTTLEPGKLDLLTAWLPSRDWFTGAVPRLHRAGGFRLDDPAGEVGIECMIVIDTADTRLPVYFVPLTYRGAPLPGGDLVGTTEHGVLGHRWVYDGASDPVALAQLAALLTGTAEAQHQHHSDTLADTVELIAAQPDSPLSVRIHRTPDTVAGSPRGRVIASWIDPDGNPARGVVLEATTDPAHGETMT comes from the coding sequence ATGGCAGTCGTCCACAACACCACCCTCGAACCCGGCAAACTCGACCTGCTGACCGCGTGGCTGCCGAGCCGCGACTGGTTCACCGGCGCCGTCCCCCGACTGCACCGGGCCGGTGGGTTCCGCCTCGATGATCCCGCCGGTGAAGTCGGCATCGAATGCATGATCGTGATCGACACCGCCGACACCCGCCTGCCGGTCTATTTCGTGCCGCTGACCTACCGCGGCGCTCCGCTGCCCGGCGGGGACCTCGTCGGCACCACCGAACACGGTGTCCTGGGACATCGCTGGGTGTACGACGGCGCCTCGGATCCGGTGGCTCTCGCGCAACTGGCGGCACTGCTGACCGGGACGGCCGAGGCACAGCATCAGCATCACAGCGACACTCTCGCCGACACCGTCGAACTTATTGCCGCGCAGCCGGATTCGCCGCTGTCGGTGCGGATCCATCGCACTCCCGACACCGTGGCCGGATCCCCGCGCGGCCGGGTGATCGCCAGTTGGATCGACCCGGACGGAAATCCGGCGCGCGGTGTGGTGCTGGAAGCGACGACCGACCCCGCGCACGGAGAGACCATGACCTGA
- a CDS encoding HdeD family acid-resistance protein has protein sequence MPTFRVAGRTDVFAGDAWQMACVIGCSSIGVGVVLLVWPDKSVRITELLLAVTLFLTAAWQLTVSFRARINGMLKALEFFGAVLSVVLGLLCMHSGGSVALLAMWIGMAWMVRGIVQAIVAAWSHDLPKAGRREGYGLITLLAGVIVLVWPIDTVAALSVLVGVGLILLGAMEIRLATRIRRHAADGDQVGVRGLLGPRADHRVRVTD, from the coding sequence ATGCCCACCTTTCGAGTGGCCGGACGTACTGATGTCTTCGCTGGTGACGCATGGCAGATGGCGTGTGTGATCGGGTGTTCCTCGATCGGCGTGGGTGTCGTTCTGCTCGTTTGGCCCGATAAGTCCGTTCGAATAACGGAGCTGTTGCTCGCCGTCACGCTGTTCCTGACCGCGGCCTGGCAGCTCACCGTGTCGTTCCGCGCCCGGATCAACGGCATGCTCAAGGCGCTCGAATTCTTCGGGGCGGTGCTGTCGGTGGTGCTGGGCCTGTTGTGCATGCACAGCGGCGGGTCGGTGGCACTGCTGGCGATGTGGATCGGCATGGCCTGGATGGTCCGCGGGATCGTGCAGGCCATCGTCGCGGCCTGGTCGCACGACCTGCCCAAGGCCGGGCGGCGCGAGGGATACGGGCTGATCACCCTGCTGGCCGGGGTGATCGTGCTGGTGTGGCCGATCGACACCGTCGCCGCGCTGTCGGTGCTCGTCGGGGTGGGGCTGATCCTGCTGGGAGCCATGGAGATCCGGCTCGCCACCCGCATCCGCCGCCACGCCGCCGACGGCGATCAGGTGGGAGTGCGCGGTCTGCTCGGCCCGCGCGCCGATCATCGGGTCCGGGTCACCGATTAG